In the Manis javanica isolate MJ-LG chromosome 14, MJ_LKY, whole genome shotgun sequence genome, one interval contains:
- the LEAP2 gene encoding liver-expressed antimicrobial peptide 2, giving the protein MWHLKLFAVLMTCLLLLGQVDGSPILAPSSAKRRLRRMTPFWRGVSLRPIGASCRDDSECIARLCRNRRCSLSVAQE; this is encoded by the exons ATGTGGCACCTCAAACTCTTTGCAGTGCTCATGACCTGCTTGCTGCTGTTGGGCCAG GTAGATGGTTCCCCAATACTGGCACCAAGTTCGGCAAAGAGAAGGCTGCGGAGAATGACCCCGTTTTGGAGAGGAGTTTCCCTCAGGCCCATTGGAGCCTCTTGCCGGGATGACTCTGAGTGCATCGCAAGGCTCTGCAG GAATAGACGCTGTTCCCTAAGTGTGGCCCAGGAATGA